A window of Metabacillus sp. B2-18 contains these coding sequences:
- a CDS encoding carbohydrate ABC transporter permease: protein MGDVAGTKKFSKGRIFIYTFLTLASLFSLFPFYWMFVMATRPSSAYNSIPPTITPGNLLVENFQKVLGAIDFFQAMLNTVILCTSVTIVVLIISSLAGFAFAKFRFPGKNALFIAILLTMVIPPQLGLIPQYYLISKAGLLDTLQGVAILFFLNPLGIFLMRQYVSNSVPDELIEAAKLDGCSNFRIYRSIVLPIILPAFATLGIIVFTAVWGEFLWQFTILRDPEMYTIQVALATLSNTFNIDFGMILSGVFWATVPLLIIFLLFNRLFISSITDGAVK, encoded by the coding sequence ATGGGTGACGTAGCAGGAACAAAAAAGTTTTCAAAAGGTAGAATTTTCATCTATACATTTCTTACTCTAGCATCACTTTTTTCATTGTTTCCATTTTATTGGATGTTTGTAATGGCAACCCGCCCAAGTTCAGCTTATAACTCCATTCCGCCAACGATTACTCCGGGTAACTTGTTAGTGGAAAACTTCCAGAAGGTATTGGGTGCCATTGATTTCTTCCAAGCGATGTTAAACACTGTGATTCTTTGTACATCAGTAACAATCGTTGTGTTAATCATTAGCTCACTAGCAGGATTTGCTTTTGCGAAATTTAGATTTCCTGGAAAAAACGCATTGTTTATTGCGATTCTTTTAACAATGGTTATCCCTCCACAGTTAGGGTTAATTCCGCAATACTATTTAATCTCAAAAGCAGGTTTGCTTGATACATTACAAGGTGTTGCGATTCTATTTTTCTTAAATCCATTAGGAATCTTCTTAATGAGGCAATATGTAAGCAATTCGGTGCCTGATGAATTAATTGAAGCAGCAAAGCTTGATGGGTGTTCGAATTTCAGAATCTACCGCAGTATTGTGCTGCCGATCATTTTACCTGCATTTGCAACATTAGGTATTATCGTCTTCACAGCTGTATGGGGAGAATTCTTATGGCAATTTACGATTTTAAGAGATCCAGAAATGTATACAATTCAAGTTGCCCTGGCGACATTAAGTAACACATTCAACATTGACTTCGGTATGATTCTATCTGGAGTATTCTGGGCTACAGTCCCTTTATTAATTATTTTCCTACTGTTTAACAGACTATTTATTTCTAGTATTACAGATGGTGCAGTTAAATAA
- a CDS encoding carbohydrate ABC transporter permease — MVSANEKVVKKKRFLSEEKKDMISGYLYVSPFFIIFAVIGLYPALFSLYLAFQKWNGLSPMEFAGLNNFKIVLEDPLFWKSLYNTIVIGLMGTAPQLVVGIILAFLLNLSFLRFRNFFRVTIFMPYITSMVAVALIFSVLFSNHETSLANYVLGVFGFDPVSWASSEWGTKIAISIMVFWRWVGYNTIIYLAGLQSISNDLYEAATIDGANKFQQMLYITMPMLKPFIILTVFFSTVGALQLFAEPTVFLGASAFTRDEAMTVVMYLYRDAFKLQSFGTASATAVILLFIIIVFSAINTLITSGKIGRKKEGAN; from the coding sequence ATGGTTTCTGCAAACGAAAAAGTAGTCAAAAAGAAAAGGTTTCTATCAGAAGAAAAGAAAGACATGATTTCTGGCTATCTTTATGTTTCACCTTTCTTTATCATCTTTGCTGTTATTGGTTTATATCCGGCGTTATTCAGTTTATATCTAGCTTTCCAAAAATGGAATGGGCTAAGCCCTATGGAGTTTGCTGGGTTAAATAACTTCAAAATTGTATTAGAAGATCCACTATTTTGGAAATCTTTATATAACACAATCGTTATTGGATTAATGGGTACTGCCCCTCAATTAGTTGTTGGGATTATCCTTGCATTTCTATTAAATCTATCGTTTCTCCGCTTTAGAAATTTCTTCCGAGTTACGATCTTCATGCCATATATTACGTCAATGGTTGCAGTAGCCCTCATTTTTAGTGTGTTATTTAGTAATCACGAAACTTCCTTAGCCAATTATGTACTAGGCGTGTTTGGATTTGATCCGGTTAGCTGGGCTTCATCTGAATGGGGTACAAAAATTGCAATCTCCATCATGGTATTTTGGAGATGGGTTGGTTACAACACAATCATTTATCTAGCGGGTCTTCAAAGTATTTCAAATGACCTGTATGAAGCAGCAACAATTGATGGTGCAAATAAGTTCCAACAAATGCTTTATATTACAATGCCGATGTTAAAGCCGTTTATCATTTTAACTGTTTTCTTCTCAACAGTTGGTGCACTGCAATTATTCGCTGAACCAACCGTATTCTTAGGTGCATCAGCATTTACAAGAGATGAAGCAATGACAGTTGTTATGTATCTATACCGCGATGCCTTTAAATTACAATCTTTTGGTACAGCATCAGCAACAGCGGTTATTTTGTTATTTATCATCATCGTCTTCTCTGCGATTAATACGTTAATAACATCAGGGAAAATTGGTAGAAAAAAGGAGGGAGCTAACTAA
- a CDS encoding ABC transporter substrate-binding protein codes for MKSKKKWLASGLSLALAFSLAACSGGDKNETASEGGGSGDEKVELNFWAFGATGYEELVKEYQEQNPNVTIKFKSSETAEHHDALFTALSAGSGAPDIAMLEVDQFDRFKAAQDRFANLYDLGAKDVQDQYLEWKWNAGENADGDFLFGLPTDIGPKALYYRTDVFEAAGLPTEPAEVEALINSPEAFKEAGLQVKEKTGKPFVDSIEMAYRAYLDSAVETYLNPDGELILDEEGSAVKKAYDYAVELDKAGIVGKFDMWTPEWSNAVNTGEFAAELGAGWLKGWMEGNAPDASGNFKVATLPTDFAANWGGSYIAIPSETENAQAAYDFVEWLVSPENQLKSFQSNGLFPSAPAVYEMEEFTSNQDEFFGGQVTSEVFAQAAQDIEGAVYKGEKYFPVHQEVLNALKNVQDGADPEEEWKAAVKRAQDLVNR; via the coding sequence ATGAAAAGCAAGAAAAAATGGTTAGCTTCCGGTTTGTCTTTAGCTTTAGCATTTTCGTTAGCGGCATGTAGCGGTGGGGATAAAAATGAAACCGCTTCAGAGGGTGGCGGAAGTGGAGATGAAAAAGTAGAACTAAACTTCTGGGCTTTCGGTGCAACAGGCTATGAAGAGTTAGTAAAAGAATATCAAGAACAAAATCCAAACGTAACAATAAAATTTAAATCTTCCGAAACAGCTGAACACCATGATGCATTATTCACAGCTTTATCAGCTGGTAGTGGTGCTCCTGATATCGCGATGTTAGAAGTAGATCAATTTGATCGTTTCAAAGCTGCTCAAGATCGTTTTGCAAACTTATATGATCTTGGTGCAAAAGACGTTCAAGATCAATACCTAGAGTGGAAATGGAATGCTGGTGAAAATGCAGATGGAGACTTCTTATTCGGTCTTCCAACTGATATTGGACCTAAAGCATTATACTATCGTACAGATGTATTCGAAGCAGCTGGTCTACCAACTGAGCCTGCTGAAGTAGAAGCATTAATCAATTCTCCAGAAGCTTTTAAAGAAGCTGGATTACAAGTAAAAGAGAAAACTGGTAAACCTTTCGTAGACAGTATTGAAATGGCTTACAGAGCCTATCTTGATTCTGCTGTTGAAACATACTTAAATCCTGATGGTGAGTTAATTTTAGATGAAGAAGGTAGTGCGGTTAAAAAAGCATACGATTATGCTGTTGAGTTAGATAAAGCTGGAATCGTTGGTAAATTTGATATGTGGACACCAGAATGGTCAAACGCTGTTAACACTGGTGAGTTCGCTGCTGAATTAGGTGCTGGCTGGTTAAAAGGTTGGATGGAAGGTAATGCTCCAGATGCTTCAGGTAACTTCAAAGTAGCTACTTTACCAACTGATTTTGCTGCTAACTGGGGTGGATCTTACATCGCAATCCCAAGTGAAACTGAAAATGCACAAGCTGCATATGATTTCGTTGAATGGTTAGTATCACCTGAAAACCAATTAAAATCATTCCAAAGCAATGGATTATTCCCATCTGCACCAGCTGTGTATGAAATGGAAGAGTTCACTTCTAACCAAGATGAGTTCTTTGGTGGTCAAGTAACATCTGAAGTATTTGCTCAAGCAGCACAAGATATCGAAGGTGCCGTTTATAAAGGTGAAAAATACTTCCCAGTACACCAAGAAGTTCTAAATGCACTTAAAAACGTTCAAGACGGTGCGGATCCAGAAGAAGAGTGGAAAGCTGCTGTTAAACGTGCACAAGATTTAGTAAATCGTTAA
- a CDS encoding CTP synthase: MTKYIFVTGGVVSSLGKGITAASLGRLLKNRGISVTIQKFDPYINVDPGTMSPYQHGEVFVTGDGAETDLDLGHYERFIDENLTKFNNVTTGRIYSTVLKKERRGDYLGGTVQVIPHITNEIKDKVFRAGKETGADVVITEIGGTVGDIESLPFLEAIRQVKSDVGRDNVMYIHCTLVPYIKAAGEMKTKPTQHSVKELRSLGIQPNVIVVRTEMPISQDMKDKIALFCDIDKNAVIECRDAETLYSIPLDLQDQNLDTIVCNHLKLNCNDADMTEWKELVQRVTNLSKTTKIALVGKYVELQDAYISVVEALRHAGYEYDSDIEIKWVNAEELTSENVKDQLADVDGILVPGGFGDRGVEGKIVATNYARVNKVPFLGICLGMQVASIEYARNVLGLAGANSAEIDPNTAYPVIDLLPEQKDVEDLGGTLRLGLSPSKLQEGTRAYEAYQDEVIYERHRHRYEFNNEYRQAMEEAGFIFSGTTPDGRLVEIIEVKDHPWFVASQFHPEFTSRPTRPQPLFRDFVRASLTAAEKL; encoded by the coding sequence ATGACAAAGTATATTTTTGTAACAGGTGGAGTTGTATCATCTTTAGGTAAAGGGATCACAGCTGCATCACTAGGAAGATTATTAAAAAACCGTGGAATCAGTGTAACGATCCAAAAATTCGATCCGTACATAAATGTGGACCCGGGAACAATGAGTCCGTATCAGCACGGTGAAGTATTCGTTACAGGAGACGGTGCAGAAACAGACTTAGACTTAGGTCATTATGAGCGTTTTATTGATGAAAACTTAACTAAGTTTAACAACGTGACAACAGGTAGAATCTATTCAACTGTTCTAAAGAAAGAGCGCCGTGGTGACTATCTAGGTGGAACTGTTCAGGTTATTCCACATATCACAAATGAAATCAAAGACAAAGTATTTCGCGCTGGTAAAGAAACAGGTGCAGATGTTGTTATCACAGAGATTGGTGGAACAGTAGGGGATATTGAATCACTACCATTCTTAGAAGCCATTCGCCAAGTGAAAAGTGATGTTGGCCGTGACAATGTGATGTATATCCACTGTACACTTGTACCATATATTAAAGCTGCTGGTGAAATGAAAACTAAACCAACTCAGCACAGTGTTAAAGAATTAAGAAGTCTTGGTATTCAACCAAATGTGATCGTTGTTCGTACAGAGATGCCAATTTCTCAAGATATGAAAGATAAAATTGCGTTATTCTGTGATATTGATAAAAACGCAGTGATCGAGTGCCGTGATGCAGAAACGTTATACAGCATCCCACTAGATCTTCAAGATCAAAACTTAGATACAATTGTATGCAATCACTTGAAACTAAATTGCAATGACGCGGATATGACAGAATGGAAAGAGCTTGTACAACGTGTTACGAACCTTTCAAAAACAACAAAAATTGCTCTTGTTGGGAAGTATGTTGAACTGCAAGATGCATATATTTCTGTTGTTGAAGCACTTCGCCACGCTGGATATGAATATGATTCTGATATCGAAATCAAATGGGTAAACGCAGAAGAATTAACATCTGAAAACGTAAAAGATCAGCTTGCAGATGTTGATGGTATTTTAGTTCCTGGTGGCTTCGGTGACCGCGGTGTTGAAGGGAAAATCGTTGCAACGAACTATGCACGTGTTAATAAAGTGCCTTTCTTAGGAATTTGCTTAGGTATGCAAGTGGCTTCAATTGAATATGCTCGTAATGTATTAGGCTTAGCGGGAGCAAATTCTGCTGAAATTGATCCTAACACAGCTTATCCAGTAATTGATTTACTTCCTGAGCAAAAAGATGTTGAAGACTTAGGTGGAACATTACGTCTTGGTTTATCTCCAAGTAAGCTTCAAGAGGGAACTCGTGCATACGAGGCATACCAAGATGAAGTGATTTACGAGCGTCACCGCCATCGTTATGAGTTCAATAATGAATATCGTCAAGCAATGGAAGAAGCTGGCTTTATTTTCTCGGGTACAACTCCAGACGGCCGCTTAGTCGAAATCATTGAAGTAAAAGATCATCCTTGGTTTGTAGCATCACAGTTCCATCCAGAATTTACATCAAGACCTACAAGACCACAGCCACTATTCCGTGACTTTGTTCGCGCATCATTAACGGCTGCTGAAAAATTATAA
- the rpoE gene encoding DNA-directed RNA polymerase subunit delta: MSLKQLTEEQIKEMAMVEVAYELFLEARKPYVFSDLVKEIADLLGLSQQQVEDKIAQFYTDINIDGRFICVGENMWGLRTWYPYEQIEEEIVPVAKPKKKKSKKADDEDLDDVYDELDEEDLEYDDIDEYDDSDDDEEEDDFDDIDDADDLDEDDDDDLIDDDDDDYDDDLDDDEEDDDFDDDSDEEK; this comes from the coding sequence TTGAGTCTAAAACAATTAACAGAAGAACAAATAAAAGAAATGGCAATGGTTGAGGTTGCCTATGAACTTTTCTTAGAAGCAAGAAAACCTTACGTATTTAGTGATTTAGTAAAAGAAATTGCTGATCTTCTAGGATTATCACAGCAACAAGTAGAAGATAAAATTGCTCAATTTTATACAGACATCAACATCGATGGCCGTTTTATTTGTGTTGGTGAAAACATGTGGGGATTACGCACATGGTATCCATACGAGCAAATTGAAGAAGAAATCGTTCCTGTTGCAAAACCTAAAAAGAAAAAATCGAAAAAAGCAGACGATGAAGATCTGGATGATGTATACGATGAGCTTGATGAGGAAGACCTCGAATATGACGATATCGATGAATACGATGATTCAGATGACGACGAAGAAGAAGATGATTTTGATGATATAGATGATGCAGACGATTTAGATGAAGATGATGATGATGATTTAATCGATGATGATGACGATGACTATGATGACGACCTTGATGATGACGAAGAAGACGACGATTTTGATGATGATTCAGACGAAGAAAAATAA
- the icmF gene encoding fused isobutyryl-CoA mutase/GTPase IcmF, which translates to MTITEVYKPKHAVRFVTASSLFDGHDASINIMRRILQASGAEVIHLGHNRSVEEIVAAAIQEDVQGIAISSYQGGHVEFFKYMYDLLQEKGAGHIRLYGGGGGVIIPREIKELHEYGIAKIFSPDDGRELGLQGMINHMLRECDFSTVEKGEISLDDVKEGETKAVAKLISCAEAKVFKQEITEAAENLISEIKTLSTKTPVIGITGTGGAGKSSLTDELIRRFLNELPSVKIAILSVDPTKQKTGGALLGDRIRMNAIFSPRVFMRSLATRQSKSELSLAIQDAISIVKAAGFDLVIVETSGIGQGDAEIAEICDLSMYVMTSEFGAPSQLEKIDMLDYADVVVINKFERKGSEDAKRQVQKQVQRSRMLFDQPLDEMPVYGTIASQFNDLGTNTLFARLLELINEKTNLDWQTSLPVVKDVEKQNVIIPPERRYYLREISETVRNYHRHSEEQAELATKRFQLKGALETLMEQETNEEVILSLKNVLNSLEEKLTPQSKALLNSWEETKEKYAQEQFTTVIRNREIVTKLRTTSLSGLSIPKVSLPKYKNDGDVLNWLYKENVPGSFPYTAGVFPFKREGEDPKRQFAGEGTPARTNRRFHYLSKDDDAKRLSTAFDSVTLYGEDPAYRPDIYGKIGESGVSICTLDDMKKLYDGFDLCAPSTSVSMTINGPAPIILAMFMNTAIEQQLSKKEAELGRSLTMEEYDEVKAFTLQTVRGTVQADILKEDQGQNTCIFSTEFALRLMGDIQQYFIDQKVRNYYSVSISGYHIAEAGANPISQLAFTLSNGFTYVEYYLSRGMDIDSFAPNLSFFFSNGLDPEYTVIGRVARRIWATVMRDKYGANERSQKLKYHVQTSGRSLHAQEIDFNDIRTTLQALMALHDNCNSLHTNAYDEAITTPTEESVRRAMAIQMIITKEHGLTKNENPLQGSFIIEELTDLVEEAVLQEFDRINERGGVLGAMETQYQRGKIQDESMHYEMKKHTGELPVIGVNTYLNPNPPSQDMMDNMELARASQEEKETQIQNLKAFQQTHEHKVEEALLNLKNKAIHNGNIFAELMETVKVASLGQITQALYEVGGQYRRNM; encoded by the coding sequence ATGACAATAACAGAGGTATATAAACCAAAGCATGCTGTTCGCTTTGTCACAGCATCAAGTTTATTTGACGGACACGATGCTTCCATTAATATTATGCGACGAATCCTTCAAGCAAGTGGAGCGGAAGTGATTCATCTTGGACACAATCGTTCAGTTGAAGAAATCGTGGCTGCTGCGATTCAGGAGGATGTTCAGGGGATTGCCATTTCTTCCTATCAAGGTGGACACGTTGAATTTTTCAAATACATGTACGATCTACTGCAGGAAAAAGGAGCAGGACATATTCGTCTTTATGGCGGCGGCGGGGGAGTCATTATTCCTCGAGAGATAAAAGAGCTTCATGAGTATGGTATTGCGAAAATTTTCTCTCCTGATGATGGTCGCGAGCTTGGTCTACAGGGCATGATCAACCATATGCTAAGAGAGTGCGATTTTTCTACCGTTGAAAAGGGAGAAATCTCTTTGGACGATGTGAAAGAAGGAGAAACAAAAGCAGTTGCCAAACTCATTTCTTGTGCAGAAGCGAAAGTGTTTAAACAAGAAATCACAGAAGCAGCAGAAAACCTAATTAGTGAAATAAAAACGTTGAGTACGAAAACACCTGTGATCGGGATTACGGGAACAGGTGGTGCCGGAAAGAGCTCACTAACAGATGAATTAATTCGACGTTTTTTAAATGAGTTGCCATCAGTAAAAATCGCCATATTATCCGTGGATCCAACGAAGCAAAAAACTGGTGGGGCATTGCTTGGAGATCGAATCCGCATGAATGCCATTTTTTCTCCACGAGTGTTTATGAGAAGCTTGGCAACGAGACAATCAAAGTCAGAGCTATCATTGGCCATTCAAGATGCGATCTCTATTGTAAAGGCAGCTGGCTTTGATCTTGTGATCGTTGAAACAAGCGGTATTGGTCAAGGTGATGCAGAAATCGCTGAGATATGTGATCTATCAATGTACGTCATGACAAGTGAATTTGGGGCACCATCTCAATTAGAAAAAATTGATATGCTCGATTATGCTGATGTGGTTGTCATCAATAAATTTGAGCGTAAAGGCTCTGAAGATGCGAAGCGCCAAGTGCAAAAGCAGGTGCAGCGCAGTCGAATGCTATTTGATCAGCCACTAGATGAGATGCCTGTTTATGGCACAATTGCCAGTCAGTTTAATGATTTAGGCACAAACACTCTATTCGCAAGGCTACTAGAATTAATCAATGAAAAAACAAATCTAGATTGGCAAACCTCTCTTCCGGTTGTTAAAGATGTGGAAAAGCAAAACGTGATTATTCCGCCTGAACGCCGTTATTACTTAAGAGAAATCAGTGAAACTGTTCGAAACTATCATCGTCACTCAGAGGAACAAGCAGAGCTTGCGACAAAAAGGTTTCAACTAAAAGGTGCGCTTGAAACGCTTATGGAACAGGAAACAAATGAAGAAGTGATTTTATCTTTAAAAAATGTCCTGAATTCTCTTGAGGAAAAGCTAACACCTCAATCAAAAGCACTTTTAAATAGCTGGGAAGAAACAAAGGAGAAATATGCTCAAGAGCAATTTACAACGGTTATTCGCAACAGAGAAATTGTTACAAAGCTTAGAACCACTTCCCTATCAGGATTATCCATCCCGAAAGTATCATTACCAAAATATAAAAATGACGGTGATGTTTTAAATTGGCTTTATAAAGAAAATGTACCAGGCTCTTTTCCATATACAGCAGGTGTGTTTCCATTTAAACGAGAAGGAGAGGATCCTAAACGACAGTTTGCCGGTGAAGGAACTCCTGCCCGCACAAATCGCCGTTTTCATTATTTATCAAAAGATGATGACGCAAAGCGTTTAAGTACAGCGTTTGATTCAGTAACACTATACGGAGAAGATCCAGCCTACCGTCCTGATATTTACGGAAAAATCGGGGAAAGTGGAGTAAGCATTTGTACATTAGATGATATGAAAAAGCTTTATGATGGCTTTGATTTATGTGCGCCTTCCACATCTGTTTCCATGACGATTAATGGTCCAGCACCAATCATTTTAGCGATGTTCATGAATACTGCGATTGAACAGCAGCTAAGCAAGAAGGAAGCTGAGCTCGGTCGCTCGTTAACAATGGAAGAATATGATGAAGTAAAAGCCTTCACCCTGCAAACAGTTAGAGGAACCGTGCAAGCCGACATTTTAAAAGAAGATCAAGGACAGAACACATGTATTTTCTCAACAGAATTTGCCCTCCGTTTAATGGGAGATATTCAGCAATATTTTATTGATCAAAAGGTGCGAAATTACTACTCTGTTTCCATTTCTGGCTATCATATCGCAGAAGCAGGAGCCAATCCAATTTCACAACTAGCCTTTACTCTCTCAAATGGGTTTACGTATGTAGAATATTACTTAAGCAGAGGAATGGATATTGATTCATTCGCACCTAACTTATCCTTTTTCTTCAGCAATGGACTCGATCCGGAATATACGGTTATCGGTCGCGTTGCCCGGAGAATATGGGCAACCGTCATGCGCGACAAATACGGCGCCAATGAACGAAGTCAAAAGCTAAAATATCATGTTCAAACATCAGGGCGATCCCTGCATGCCCAGGAAATTGACTTTAATGATATTCGCACAACCCTTCAAGCACTAATGGCCCTGCATGATAATTGTAATTCATTACACACAAATGCCTATGATGAGGCGATCACAACGCCAACTGAAGAATCGGTACGCCGCGCAATGGCGATTCAAATGATTATTACGAAAGAACATGGCTTAACGAAAAATGAGAATCCGCTGCAAGGCTCATTCATTATTGAAGAGTTAACAGACTTAGTAGAAGAAGCAGTACTACAGGAATTTGACCGTATTAATGAACGCGGCGGTGTACTAGGCGCAATGGAAACACAATATCAACGCGGCAAAATCCAGGATGAATCGATGCACTATGAAATGAAAAAACACACAGGTGAACTGCCAGTCATCGGTGTAAACACTTACCTAAATCCAAACCCACCATCACAAGACATGATGGACAACATGGAACTCGCCCGTGCATCACAGGAAGAAAAAGAAACGCAAATCCAAAACTTAAAGGCCTTCCAACAAACACACGAGCACAAAGTTGAAGAAGCATTGTTGAACCTAAAAAACAAAGCTATCCACAACGGCAACATCTTTGCCGAACTAATGGAAACTGTAAAAGTAGCCAGCCTTGGCCAAATTACGCAGGCATTATATGAGGTCGGGGGACAATATAGAAGGAATATGTAG
- a CDS encoding TetR/AcrR family transcriptional regulator: MEKREVVASVKDEKLIEKRREQMIKGAVNLFKEKGFHRTTTREIARSAGFSIGTLYEYIRQKEDVLYLVCDSIYDQVHARLEEDIDTKQGTIESLKRAIHNYFIVMDEMQDEVLVMYQEVKSLSKDALPYVLKKEMEMVGMFKKIVKDCVQNGELTLSEPECDLIAHNIFVKGQMWGFRRWALHKMYTLEDYIELQTKVILQGVGK, encoded by the coding sequence ATGGAAAAGCGTGAAGTTGTCGCATCCGTTAAGGATGAGAAGTTAATTGAAAAGCGAAGAGAGCAAATGATTAAAGGTGCGGTCAATCTTTTTAAAGAAAAAGGATTTCACCGCACGACAACTAGAGAGATTGCAAGGTCTGCCGGCTTTAGTATCGGAACGTTGTATGAATATATTCGCCAAAAAGAGGATGTTCTTTACTTAGTTTGTGACAGCATTTATGACCAGGTTCATGCCCGCTTAGAGGAAGATATTGATACAAAACAAGGCACAATAGAAAGTTTAAAGCGAGCGATTCACAATTATTTTATCGTCATGGATGAGATGCAAGATGAAGTGCTCGTTATGTATCAGGAAGTTAAGTCATTATCTAAGGACGCTTTACCATATGTGTTAAAAAAGGAAATGGAAATGGTCGGGATGTTTAAAAAAATTGTTAAAGACTGTGTGCAAAATGGGGAATTAACGTTATCAGAGCCAGAATGTGATTTAATTGCTCACAATATTTTTGTCAAAGGCCAAATGTGGGGCTTTAGACGCTGGGCCCTTCACAAAATGTATACGCTTGAAGATTACATTGAGCTGCAAACAAAGGTTATTTTACAAGGGGTTGGGAAGTAA
- a CDS encoding acyl-CoA dehydrogenase: protein MNLHLTEEQVMMQKMVRDFAKAEIEPFVEEMEKGVFPSSVLQKMAGLGLMGIPIPTEYNGANMDYTSYIMAIHEIAKVSATVAVILSVHTSVATYPILMFGNEEQKSNYVKKLATGERLGAFCLTEPSSGSDAASMKTKAMKKDDHYLLNGSKVFITNGGEADIYIVFARTSEDKGSSGISAFIVEKGTPGFLIGKDEHKMGLNGSRTTELIFENARVPLENLLGNEGEGFKLAMANLDGGRIGIAAQALGIAEAALEKATAYAKERKQFGKPIALQQGISFKLADMATNVEAAKLLVYQAAWLKEQGLPCGKQAAMAKLFASKTAMEVTTEAIQVFGGYGYTKDYPVERYFRDAKVCEIYEGTSEIQRIVISKHVVKEK from the coding sequence GTGAATCTACATTTAACAGAAGAGCAAGTAATGATGCAAAAAATGGTACGTGATTTTGCAAAAGCAGAAATTGAGCCATTTGTGGAAGAGATGGAAAAAGGGGTATTTCCATCCTCTGTTCTTCAGAAAATGGCGGGACTTGGTTTAATGGGGATTCCAATTCCGACCGAATATAACGGGGCGAACATGGACTACACCTCTTACATTATGGCCATTCATGAAATAGCCAAAGTAAGTGCAACAGTAGCTGTTATTTTATCTGTTCACACATCTGTTGCAACCTACCCAATTCTCATGTTTGGCAATGAAGAGCAAAAAAGCAACTATGTAAAAAAGCTTGCAACAGGGGAGCGTCTGGGAGCCTTTTGTTTAACAGAACCAAGCTCTGGTTCTGACGCGGCAAGCATGAAAACAAAAGCCATGAAAAAGGATGATCACTATCTATTAAATGGATCAAAAGTATTTATTACAAATGGTGGTGAAGCTGACATATATATTGTTTTTGCTCGAACAAGCGAGGACAAAGGAAGCAGCGGCATATCGGCATTCATTGTTGAAAAAGGAACACCGGGCTTTCTTATCGGAAAAGATGAACACAAAATGGGCTTAAACGGATCAAGAACAACGGAGTTAATTTTTGAAAATGCTAGAGTCCCGCTTGAAAATCTTCTAGGGAACGAGGGAGAAGGCTTTAAGCTTGCGATGGCCAATCTTGATGGAGGCCGAATTGGCATTGCTGCTCAAGCACTCGGAATCGCCGAGGCTGCGCTAGAGAAGGCAACAGCTTATGCCAAGGAGCGCAAGCAGTTTGGCAAGCCAATTGCTCTCCAGCAAGGGATTTCCTTTAAGCTTGCGGATATGGCAACAAATGTAGAAGCTGCGAAGCTATTAGTTTATCAAGCTGCATGGTTAAAAGAACAAGGACTTCCATGTGGCAAGCAGGCTGCGATGGCTAAGCTATTTGCTTCGAAAACAGCGATGGAGGTTACCACAGAGGCAATTCAAGTCTTTGGAGGCTATGGCTACACAAAGGATTACCCGGTGGAGCGGTATTTCCGTGATGCGAAGGTTTGTGAAATTTATGAAGGTACTAGTGAAATACAACGAATTGTGATCAGCAAGCATGTAGTGAAAGAAAAATAA